The following are from one region of the Neurospora crassa OR74A linkage group III, whole genome shotgun sequence genome:
- a CDS encoding dimethylaniline monooxygenase, which translates to MSAATAGFPHACVPHLSLQTDRPTHLGRQIPQAMPLIVDTDFQSGSPNAESRFGKHKSVAVIGSGISGVCAAAHLLKYGLSVTVFERSNGAGGVWKFDERPPEDPPYIYRPPSIGDQQHIPPGAVFDGGDAKLSNLEVRFAPPSPCYVGLKTNVPTPLMGTTLGNWPEGSPASVSHSAALQYIRSLAKRSGLDAVTEFHTRVEDVRKTSDGSKWRITTLALEIEDGTLSARFTEKVRDFNLVVVASGHYNMPRIPQIEGLKTWKDSFPDRVIHSKRYRNPEKYRNQNVLVIGAGVSATDVCKELGEVSHKTYQSTRNGRFDLPASVLPPNAVRVASVEKFVPLEAKIEGEEPTLGNNQPIPGSVVLTDGTILQDIHQIVLATGYIVSYPFLPQLHSDTAVDADPDNELVVTSDGIMTHNLHQDIFYINDPTLAFIGVPYHVATFSLFDFQAQALARVFAGRAKLPTQEDMRREYEKRVEEKGRGRFFHSLVTPGHEIAYVRDLAEWVNGYVKETGGEPMPVHSEEFLNEYQVLKSRLRGLYPEVAKNDGELQE; encoded by the coding sequence ATGTCCGCCGCAACAGCGGGATTCCCTCATGCCTGTGTTCCCCATCTGTCCCTAcagaccgaccgaccgacccaTCTTGGACGTCAAATACCCCAAGCTATGCCTCTCATCGTGGATACCGACTTCCAATCCGGTTCACCAAATGCAGAATCTCGATTTGGGAAGCACAAGTCGGTGGCGGTGATAGGCTCAGGCATCAGCGGAGTCTGTGCTGCTGCTCATCTTCTCAAATATGGACTCTCCGTGACCGTCTTTGAACGGTCCAACGGCGCCGGCGGTGTATGGAAGTTCGACGAACGCCCACCGGAAGACCCCCCGTATATTTACCGTCCACCGTCCATCGGAGATCAGCAGCACATCCCCCCAGGTGCCGTTTTTGACGGTGGGGACGCGAAGTTGTCGAATCTTGAAGTACGATTCGCGCCACCGAGCCCATGTTATGTCGGTCTAAAGACCAATGTCCCAACACCACTGATGGGAACTACGTTAGGGAATTGGCCCGAGGGGAGTCCGGCATCGGTCAGCCATTCCGCTGCTCTCCAATACATCCGGTCTCTAGCCAAAAGATCCGGATTGGATGCAGTGACGGAGTTCCACACTCGAGTTGAGGATGTCAGAAAGACAAGCGACGGTTCGAAATGGAGGATCACTACCCTCGCGCTGGAAATTGAAGACGGGACCCTTAGCGCTCGGTTCACAGAGAAAGTCAGGGATTTTAATCTGGTTGTCGTCGCTTCGGGGCATTACAATATGCCGCGTATTCCGCAAATCGAAGGCTTGAAAACGTGGAAGGACTCTTTTCCCGATAGGGTTATTCACTCGAAGAGGTACCGGAATCCTGAGAAGTACCGGAACCAGAACGTGCTCGTGATTGGAGCCGGCGTGTCCGCTACAGACGTCTGTAAAGAACTCGGCGAGGTGTCTCATAAAACGTACCAGAGCACTCGCAACGGACGCTTTGACCTTCCGGCGAGTGTACTGCCTCCAAACGCCGTCCGAGTAGCGTCAGTGGAGAAGTTTGTCCCTCTAGAGGCAAAGATTGAAGGGGAAGAGCCGACACTCGGGAATAATCAGCCGATACCCGGGTCTGTTGTTCTCACGGACGGAACAATCCTACAAGATATTCATCAAATAGTATTAGCCACTGGATACATTGTGTCCTACCCCTTTCTCCCGCAGTTGCACTCCGACACGGCTGTTGATGCCGATCCTGACAACGAGCTGGTTGTGACATCGGACGGCATTATGACGCATAACCTCCATCAGGATATCTTTTACATCAACGACCCGACGCTGGCGTTCATTGGTGTTCCCTACCACGTCGCGACCTTTTCACTTTTCGACTTCCAGGCCCAGGCGTTGGCGAGGGTGTTCGCTGGTAGGGCAAAACTGCCGACGCAAGAAGACATGCGAAGAGAATATGAGAAGCGTGTGGAGGAAAAGGGGCGGGGACGTTTCTTCCATTCCTTGGTAACACCTGGGCATGAGATCGCGTATGTCAGAGATCTCGCGGAATGGGTAAACGGCTACGTAAAGGAAACGGGCGGCGAGCCCATGCCGGTTCATTCGGAGGAATTTTTGAACGAATATCAAGTGTTGAAAAGCAGGTTAAGGGGCCTGTACCCGGAAGTTGCCAAGAATGATGGGGAATTGCAGGAATAA